The Mycobacteriales bacterium genome segment CGGAGGAGCTTCGGGAGCGGGCGATACGGCTGACGTTGGACGCCCGGAAGGACCCTGCTGCTCGGGCGGGCGCGTGTGCTCGGATCGGTGAGCAGCTCGGGATCAACGCGGAGACGCTGCGGGGCTGGGTCACGCAGGCTGAGATCGACGAGGGCGGCCGGCCTGGGACGACGAGCACGGACAAGGAGAAGCTCGACAAGCTCGAACGGGAGGTCAAGGAACTCCGCCGGACGAACGCGATCCTGCGCTCGGCATCGGCTTTTTTCGCGGCGGAGCTCGACCGCCCCTCTCGCTGATCCTCGACTACGTCGAGCGGCACAAGACCGAGTTCGGAGTCGAGCCGATCTGCACCACGCTGACCGAAGCGGACGTGAAGATCTCTCCGAGCACCTACTACGCAGCCAAGGGCAGGGAGCCGTCCGCGCGGGCCGTTCGCGATGAGGACCTCAAGCCGAAGGTCGCGAAGGTCCACAGGGACAACTACGGCGTCTACGGAATCAGGAAGGTCCACGCCCAGCTCAACCGTGAGGCGGTCCTGGCTGGCACCGACGCGGTCGCCCGTTGCACGACCCAGCGGCTCATGAAGGAGCTTGGTCTGCGAGGGATTTCCCGCGCGAAGGGCCCCCGCACGACCGTGCCCGGCACCGGCCCTGACACGCGGCTGGACCACGTCAAA includes the following:
- a CDS encoding IS3 family transposase (programmed frameshift), whose protein sequence is MVALRKYPEELRERAIRLTLDARKDPAARAGACARIGEQLGINAETLRGWVTQAEIDEGGRPGTTSTDKEKLDKLEREVKELRRTNAILRSASAFFRGGARPPLSLILDYVERHKTEFGVEPICTTLTEADVKISPSTYYAAKGREPSARAVRDEDLKPKVAKVHRDNYGVYGIRKVHAQLNREAVLAGTDAVARCTTQRLMKELGLRGISRAKGPRTTVPGTGPDTRLDHVKRAFVADCPDRLWVADITYVRTFAGWVYCAFVLDVFSRRVVGWQVSTSLRTDLALDALNMGLWTRQHDGHDTSALVHHSDRGVQYVAIRYTERLAEAGAVASVGSKGDSYDNAMAEAFNSLFKAELVRNRGPWKNIGDLEIAVAEYIDWFNFRRLHGEIGLVPPVEYETTHRSNTLTGATAQGELEASIKPGT